In one window of Pseudomonas chlororaphis subsp. chlororaphis DNA:
- the truA gene encoding tRNA pseudouridine(38-40) synthase TruA: MAAAGFFRIALGVEYKGSRYRGWQRQASGVPSVQETLEKALSRVADSPVLLSCAGRTDAGVHACGQVVHFDTQAERSMKAWVMGANINLPHDISVSWAKVMPAHFHARFKAIARRYRYVIYNDQIRPAHLNEEITWNHRPLDVERMAEAAQHLVGTHDFSAFRAGQCQAKSPIKEIHHLRVTRHGKMIVLDIRASAFLHHMVRNIAGVLMTIGAGERPVEWAREVLESRIRRTGGVTAHPFGLYLVQVEYHDEFELPERYIGPHFLTGFSELDG, encoded by the coding sequence ATGGCGGCCGCAGGCTTTTTCAGAATTGCGTTGGGTGTCGAATACAAGGGCTCTCGTTATCGCGGCTGGCAGCGTCAGGCTTCCGGTGTCCCGAGTGTCCAGGAAACCCTCGAGAAGGCGTTGTCCCGGGTGGCGGACTCGCCGGTGCTGCTGTCTTGCGCCGGGCGTACCGACGCCGGCGTGCACGCCTGCGGGCAGGTGGTGCACTTCGATACCCAGGCCGAGCGGTCGATGAAGGCGTGGGTGATGGGGGCCAATATCAACCTGCCCCACGACATCAGCGTGAGCTGGGCCAAGGTCATGCCGGCGCATTTTCATGCGCGGTTCAAGGCGATTGCCCGCCGCTATCGCTACGTGATCTACAACGACCAGATCCGTCCGGCGCACTTGAACGAGGAGATCACCTGGAATCATCGCCCGCTGGATGTCGAGCGGATGGCCGAGGCTGCCCAGCATCTGGTGGGTACCCATGATTTCAGTGCATTCCGTGCAGGGCAGTGCCAGGCCAAGTCACCGATCAAGGAAATCCACCATCTGCGGGTCACCCGGCACGGCAAGATGATTGTCCTGGATATCCGCGCCAGCGCGTTCCTGCATCACATGGTGCGCAATATCGCCGGAGTGCTGATGACCATCGGCGCGGGCGAGCGTCCGGTCGAGTGGGCCAGGGAAGTGCTGGAGAGCCGGATTCGCCGCACGGGCGGGGTGACGGCGCATCCTTTCGGACTGTATCTGGTGCAGGTTGAGTATCACGATGAATTCGAGCTGCCCGAGCGATACATTGGGCCACATTTCCTCACCGGCTTCTCGGAACTTGACGGCTGA
- a CDS encoding phosphoribosylanthranilate isomerase, with product MSAVRSKICGITRIEDALAAVEAGADAIGLVFYAKSPRAVNVQQARAIVAALPPFVTTVGLFVNASRCELGEILDAVPLDLLQFHGDETPADCEGYHRPYIKALRVKAGDDIASRCAVYARASGILLDTYVEGVPGGTGEAFDWSLVPQGLSKPIILAGGLTAENVGQAIAQVRPYAVDVSGGVEQSKGIKDHAKIRAFMQAVRGSC from the coding sequence ATGTCAGCCGTTCGCAGCAAAATTTGTGGGATTACCCGCATTGAGGATGCGTTGGCGGCGGTCGAGGCCGGGGCCGATGCCATCGGGCTGGTGTTCTACGCCAAGAGTCCGCGGGCGGTGAACGTCCAGCAGGCGCGGGCGATCGTTGCCGCGCTGCCGCCGTTCGTGACCACCGTGGGCCTGTTCGTCAATGCCAGCCGCTGCGAGCTGGGCGAGATCCTCGACGCGGTGCCGCTGGACCTGTTGCAGTTTCACGGCGATGAAACACCGGCGGACTGCGAGGGCTATCACCGGCCCTACATCAAGGCGCTGCGGGTAAAGGCCGGCGACGATATTGCCAGCCGTTGCGCGGTTTATGCGCGGGCCAGCGGCATCCTGCTCGATACCTACGTCGAGGGCGTGCCGGGTGGAACCGGCGAAGCCTTCGATTGGTCACTGGTACCGCAAGGCTTGAGCAAGCCGATTATCCTGGCCGGTGGCTTGACTGCCGAGAATGTCGGCCAGGCGATAGCGCAGGTTCGCCCGTACGCCGTGGATGTCAGCGGCGGGGTGGAGCAGAGCAAGGGCATCAAGGATCACGCAAAGATTCGCGCATTTATGCAGGCCGTTCGCGGCAGCTGTTAG
- the accD gene encoding acetyl-CoA carboxylase, carboxyltransferase subunit beta, whose protein sequence is MSNWLVDKLIPSIMRSEVKKSSVPEGLWHKCPSCEAVLYRPELEKTLDVCPKCNHHMRIGARARIDIFLDAEGRAELGADLEPVDRLKFRDGKKYKDRLTAAQKQTGEKDALISMSGTLLGMPVVVSAFEFSFMGGSMGAIVGERFVRAANYALEKRCPMVCFSASGGARMQEALISLMQMAKTSAVLARLREEGLPFISVLTDPVYGGVSASLAMLGDVIVAEPKALVGFAGPRVIEQTVREKLPEGFQRSEFLLEHGAIDMIIPRQELRPRLGNLLAQLMGLPTPEFVAAPVEAIVVPPVPANI, encoded by the coding sequence ATGAGCAACTGGTTAGTAGACAAACTGATCCCTTCGATCATGCGTTCCGAGGTGAAGAAAAGCTCGGTGCCTGAAGGTCTGTGGCACAAGTGCCCGTCCTGCGAGGCGGTGCTGTATCGTCCAGAGCTGGAAAAGACCCTGGACGTCTGCCCCAAATGCAACCACCACATGCGTATCGGCGCTCGCGCCCGTATCGACATTTTCCTCGACGCTGAAGGCCGTGCCGAGCTGGGCGCCGACCTGGAGCCGGTAGACCGTCTGAAATTCCGCGACGGCAAGAAGTACAAGGATCGCCTGACCGCGGCCCAGAAGCAGACCGGTGAAAAGGACGCGCTGATTTCCATGAGCGGTACCTTGCTGGGGATGCCGGTGGTGGTATCGGCGTTCGAGTTCTCCTTCATGGGCGGCTCCATGGGCGCCATCGTTGGCGAGCGTTTTGTACGTGCTGCCAACTACGCGCTGGAAAAGCGTTGCCCGATGGTCTGCTTCTCCGCTTCCGGCGGTGCGCGGATGCAGGAAGCGCTGATCTCCCTGATGCAGATGGCCAAGACTTCCGCAGTGCTGGCGCGCCTGCGTGAAGAAGGGCTGCCATTCATTTCCGTGTTGACCGACCCGGTCTACGGTGGCGTTTCCGCCAGCCTGGCGATGCTGGGTGACGTGATTGTCGCCGAACCCAAGGCCCTGGTCGGTTTCGCCGGTCCTCGCGTGATCGAGCAGACCGTGCGTGAAAAACTGCCGGAAGGTTTCCAGCGCAGCGAGTTCCTGCTGGAGCATGGCGCTATCGACATGATTATCCCGCGCCAGGAGCTGCGTCCGCGCCTGGGTAACCTGCTGGCTCAACTGATGGGCTTGCCGACGCCTGAGTTCGTGGCCGCGCCTGTCGAGGCGATCGTGGTGCCACCGGTGCCTGCAAACATATGA
- the folC gene encoding bifunctional tetrahydrofolate synthase/dihydrofolate synthase produces MTERTLGDWLAYLEQLHPSAIDMGLERSQEVASRMGLGRLAPRVVTVTGTNGKGSTCAFVASLLRAQGLKVGVYNSPHLLRYNERVQIDGVEASDAELCEAFVAVEAGRGEISLTYFEMGTLAAFWLFQRAGLDAVVLEVGLGGRLDAVNLVDADLALVTSIGVDHADYLGDTRESVAFEKAGIFRQGAPALCGDLNPPQPLLDKARELNCPFFLRGRDFDLGITEANWQWRGLDARGIAVELRDLPLLDLPMENAALALQAYLLLGLPWQPERIAEALQQTRVVGRLDRRQFEWQGKHLNLLLDVGHNPHAAEYLAERLMRRPVAGKRLAVFGLLADKDLEGVVARLDACVEHWAVAPLDSARARPVADLQAALQNLGASVASYESVAAALEGQCAQATAEDEILLFGSFYCVAEALEWLARRSTEEAAHGYAG; encoded by the coding sequence ATGACCGAGCGTACCCTTGGCGACTGGCTTGCCTACCTTGAGCAGTTGCATCCGTCAGCCATCGACATGGGGCTGGAGCGCTCGCAAGAAGTAGCGTCCCGCATGGGATTGGGCAGGCTGGCGCCTCGGGTCGTCACGGTGACCGGTACCAATGGCAAGGGTTCTACCTGTGCGTTCGTGGCGTCCTTGCTGCGGGCCCAGGGGCTGAAGGTCGGTGTCTACAATTCCCCCCATCTGTTGCGCTACAACGAGCGCGTGCAGATCGATGGCGTCGAAGCCAGCGATGCCGAGCTGTGCGAGGCCTTTGTCGCGGTCGAAGCCGGGCGCGGTGAAATTTCCCTGACCTATTTCGAGATGGGTACCCTGGCGGCCTTCTGGCTGTTCCAGCGTGCCGGTCTCGATGCCGTGGTGCTGGAAGTCGGCCTGGGTGGGCGCCTGGATGCGGTCAACCTGGTGGATGCGGATCTGGCGCTGGTCACCAGTATCGGCGTCGACCATGCCGATTACCTGGGTGACACCCGTGAGTCCGTGGCCTTCGAGAAGGCCGGGATTTTCCGTCAGGGCGCGCCTGCGCTCTGCGGTGACCTGAATCCCCCTCAGCCCCTGCTGGATAAGGCGCGTGAATTGAACTGCCCGTTCTTCCTGCGCGGTCGTGATTTCGACCTGGGGATCACCGAGGCGAACTGGCAGTGGCGGGGGCTCGATGCGCGGGGCATTGCTGTCGAGCTGCGGGACTTGCCGCTGCTCGATCTGCCCATGGAGAATGCCGCGCTGGCCTTGCAGGCCTATTTGTTGCTGGGGCTGCCTTGGCAGCCCGAACGCATCGCCGAAGCCTTGCAGCAGACGCGAGTGGTCGGGCGCCTGGATCGCCGTCAATTCGAATGGCAGGGCAAGCACCTGAATCTGTTGCTGGATGTCGGACACAACCCCCATGCCGCGGAGTATCTGGCCGAGCGCCTGATGCGCCGACCAGTGGCGGGCAAGCGCCTGGCGGTATTCGGCCTGTTGGCGGACAAGGATCTGGAGGGCGTGGTTGCCCGCCTGGATGCCTGTGTCGAGCATTGGGCGGTGGCGCCGCTGGATTCTGCCCGTGCGCGTCCCGTTGCGGACTTGCAGGCAGCACTGCAGAACCTTGGGGCTTCGGTAGCGTCTTATGAAAGTGTCGCCGCAGCCTTGGAAGGGCAGTGTGCGCAGGCTACGGCCGAAGACGAGATTCTGCTGTTCGGATCTTTTTATTGTGTTGCCGAGGCGCTCGAGTGGCTCGCTCGGCGCTCCACGGAGGAAGCTGCACATGGCTATGCTGGATAA
- a CDS encoding SPOR domain-containing protein produces MAMLDNVYKQRMVGALVLVALAVIFLPMLFSREDEQRHINVEVPAVPQAPAVTQVQVEPVVVPEPQALPQEPVPTNEEVAQQAAPSMPIAPSAPVAPAPVPVAPPVAASKPVAPPPAPAPKPAPAQPIAAAPAKPDATSSRVDANGLSVSWSVQLASLSSRESAENLQKTLRSQGYNAYIRSADGKNRVFVGPLIERAEADRLRDLLSRQQNLKGFVVRFQPERG; encoded by the coding sequence ATGGCTATGCTGGATAACGTCTACAAGCAGCGAATGGTTGGGGCCTTGGTTCTGGTGGCGTTGGCGGTGATTTTCCTGCCGATGCTGTTTTCCCGTGAAGATGAGCAGCGGCATATCAATGTCGAGGTACCAGCAGTGCCTCAGGCGCCTGCTGTAACCCAGGTGCAAGTCGAGCCTGTGGTGGTGCCAGAGCCGCAGGCGCTGCCACAGGAACCGGTACCCACCAATGAAGAAGTGGCCCAGCAGGCCGCGCCTTCGATGCCGATTGCGCCAAGCGCTCCGGTTGCTCCGGCTCCAGTCCCGGTGGCACCGCCAGTTGCCGCGAGCAAGCCCGTGGCTCCACCTCCGGCGCCAGCCCCCAAGCCGGCTCCGGCCCAGCCGATTGCCGCAGCGCCAGCCAAGCCCGATGCGACCTCAAGCCGTGTCGATGCAAACGGCCTGTCGGTCAGTTGGTCGGTGCAACTGGCCAGCCTGTCCAGTCGGGAAAGCGCCGAGAACCTGCAGAAAACCCTGCGCAGCCAGGGGTACAACGCTTATATCCGTTCCGCCGATGGCAAGAACCGGGTATTCGTCGGTCCATTGATCGAGCGGGCCGAGGCAGACCGCCTGCGCGATTTGCTGAGCCGTCAGCAGAACCTCAAGGGTTTTGTCGTGCGCTTCCAGCCTGAGCGCGGTTAA
- a CDS encoding CvpA family protein — MPFTWVDWAIVAIIAISALISLSRGFVKEALSLLTWIVAGVVAWMFGGSLSEYLSGYIETPSARVIAGCAIMFVATLIVGAMINYLIGELVRVTGLSGTDRFLGMAFGAARGALLVVVAVGLLSLGPVQQDSWWQQSRLVPQFLLVADWSKNLILGWSSQWLASGISVPAEIPFKEQLLPAKTPQ, encoded by the coding sequence GTGCCATTTACCTGGGTTGACTGGGCGATCGTTGCAATCATCGCCATCTCCGCTTTGATCAGTTTGAGTCGCGGCTTCGTCAAAGAAGCGCTGTCGCTGCTTACCTGGATCGTCGCAGGAGTCGTTGCCTGGATGTTTGGTGGCTCTCTGTCCGAATACCTCAGCGGATACATCGAGACTCCCTCGGCTCGCGTGATCGCGGGCTGTGCCATCATGTTTGTCGCCACTTTAATCGTGGGCGCAATGATCAATTATCTTATCGGCGAATTGGTTCGCGTCACCGGGCTATCCGGGACCGATCGATTCCTCGGCATGGCCTTCGGCGCGGCGCGTGGCGCGTTGCTGGTGGTCGTGGCGGTCGGGCTGTTGAGCCTGGGGCCGGTACAACAGGATTCCTGGTGGCAGCAGTCGCGACTGGTGCCACAATTTCTATTGGTTGCAGACTGGTCAAAAAACCTCATATTGGGGTGGAGCAGTCAGTGGCTGGCCAGCGGTATCAGCGTACCCGCTGAAATACCGTTCAAGGAACAACTCTTACCGGCCAAAACGCCTCAGTAA
- the purF gene encoding amidophosphoribosyltransferase, with amino-acid sequence MCGIVGIVGKSNVNQALYDALTVLQHRGQDAAGIVTSHDGRLFLRKDNGLVRDVFHQRHMQRLVGHMGIGHVRYPTAGSSTSAEAQPFYVNSPYGITLAHNGNLTNVEQLAKEIYESDLRHVNTNSDSEVLLNVFAHELAQRGKLQPTEEDVFAAVTDVHNRCVGGYAVVAMVTGYGIVGFRDPHGIRPIVFGQRHTDEGVEYMIASESVSLDVLGFTLIRDLAPGEAVYITEDGKLHTRQCATNPKLTPCIFEHVYLARPDSIIDGVSVYKARLRMGEKLAEKILRERPDHDIDVVIPIPDTSRTAALELANHLGVKFREGFVKNRYIGRTFIMPGQAARKKSVRQKLNAIELEFRGKNVMLVDDSIVRGTTCKQIIQMAREAGAKNVYFCSAAPAVRFPNVYGIDMPSAHELIAHNRSTQDVADLIGADWLIYQDLPDLIEAVGGGKIKIENFDCAVFDGKYVTGDVDEAYLNKIENARNDASKAKTQAVSAIIDLYNN; translated from the coding sequence ATGTGTGGCATCGTCGGTATCGTCGGTAAGTCGAACGTCAATCAGGCGCTGTATGACGCGCTAACCGTCCTCCAGCACCGCGGCCAGGACGCTGCCGGTATCGTGACCAGCCATGATGGCCGGTTATTCCTGCGCAAGGACAACGGCCTGGTCCGTGACGTTTTCCATCAACGGCACATGCAGCGCCTGGTCGGTCACATGGGTATCGGCCATGTGCGGTATCCGACCGCTGGCAGCTCGACTTCGGCCGAAGCTCAACCGTTTTACGTCAACTCGCCTTACGGCATCACCCTGGCGCATAACGGTAACCTGACCAATGTTGAACAACTGGCCAAGGAGATCTACGAATCTGACTTGCGCCACGTCAACACCAATTCCGATTCGGAAGTCCTGCTCAACGTCTTCGCTCACGAGCTGGCCCAGCGCGGCAAGCTGCAACCGACCGAAGAAGACGTGTTCGCCGCCGTGACCGACGTGCACAACCGTTGCGTTGGCGGTTATGCGGTAGTCGCCATGGTCACCGGTTATGGCATCGTTGGCTTCCGCGACCCTCACGGTATTCGCCCGATCGTTTTCGGTCAGCGTCACACCGACGAAGGCGTGGAATACATGATCGCCTCCGAAAGCGTGTCCCTGGATGTGCTGGGCTTCACCCTGATTCGCGACCTGGCGCCGGGCGAAGCGGTCTACATCACTGAAGACGGCAAGCTGCACACCCGTCAGTGCGCGACCAATCCGAAGCTGACTCCGTGCATTTTCGAACACGTCTACCTGGCGCGTCCGGACTCGATCATCGACGGCGTGTCGGTGTACAAGGCGCGCCTGCGCATGGGCGAGAAGCTCGCCGAGAAGATCCTGCGCGAGCGTCCGGATCACGATATCGATGTGGTCATCCCGATTCCGGATACCAGCCGTACCGCGGCGCTGGAGCTGGCGAACCACTTGGGTGTCAAGTTCCGCGAAGGTTTCGTGAAGAACCGCTACATCGGCCGGACCTTCATCATGCCGGGCCAGGCTGCGCGGAAAAAATCCGTGCGCCAGAAACTCAATGCCATCGAGCTGGAGTTCCGCGGCAAGAACGTGATGCTGGTAGATGACTCGATCGTTCGTGGCACCACTTGCAAGCAGATCATCCAGATGGCCCGTGAAGCCGGCGCGAAGAACGTCTACTTCTGCTCCGCGGCGCCTGCCGTGCGTTTCCCGAACGTGTACGGCATCGACATGCCGAGCGCTCACGAACTGATCGCGCACAATCGTTCGACTCAGGATGTGGCCGATCTGATTGGCGCCGACTGGCTGATCTACCAGGATCTGCCTGATCTGATCGAGGCGGTCGGTGGCGGCAAGATCAAGATCGAGAACTTCGACTGCGCGGTGTTCGACGGCAAATATGTCACTGGCGACGTCGACGAGGCCTACCTGAACAAGATCGAAAACGCACGTAACGATGCCTCCAAGGCCAAGACCCAGGCGGTCAGTGCGATCATCGATCTGTACAACAACTGA
- a CDS encoding O-succinylhomoserine sulfhydrylase, which yields MSQDWDAGRLDSDLDGVAFDTLAVRAGQHRTPEGEHGDPMFFTSSYVFRTAADAAARFAGEVPGNVYSRYTNPTVRAFEERIAALEGAEQAVATATGMAAILSVVMSLCSAGDHVLVSRSVFGSTISLFEKYFKRFGIEVDYVPLADLSGWDAAIKANTKLLFVESPSNPLAELVDIAALSEIAHAKGAMLVVDNCFCTPALQQPLKLGADVVVHSATKFIDGQGRCMGGVVAGRSEQMKEVVGFLRTAGPTLSPFNAWIFLKGLETLNLRMRAHCANAQALAEWLEQQDGIEKVHYAGLPSHPQYELAKRQQRGFGAVVSFEVKGGKDGAWRFIDATRLISITANLGDSKTTITHPSTTSHGRLAPQEREAAGIRDSLIRIAVGLEDVVDLQTDLARGLAAL from the coding sequence ATGAGTCAGGATTGGGATGCCGGTCGGCTGGACAGCGACCTTGATGGCGTAGCTTTCGACACCCTGGCCGTGCGCGCCGGCCAACACCGTACCCCGGAAGGGGAGCACGGTGATCCGATGTTCTTCACCTCCAGCTACGTGTTCCGCACGGCCGCCGATGCGGCCGCGCGGTTCGCCGGCGAGGTGCCGGGCAATGTCTATTCCCGCTACACCAACCCGACCGTGCGGGCGTTCGAAGAGCGCATCGCCGCCCTGGAAGGCGCCGAGCAGGCGGTGGCCACGGCCACTGGCATGGCGGCGATTCTCTCGGTGGTCATGAGTTTGTGCAGCGCGGGCGACCATGTATTGGTTTCGCGCAGTGTGTTTGGCTCGACCATCAGCCTGTTCGAAAAGTATTTCAAGCGCTTCGGTATCGAGGTCGATTACGTGCCCCTGGCGGACCTGTCCGGTTGGGATGCGGCGATCAAGGCCAATACCAAGCTGCTGTTCGTTGAATCACCGTCCAACCCGCTCGCCGAACTGGTGGATATCGCCGCGTTGTCCGAAATCGCTCACGCCAAGGGCGCGATGCTGGTGGTCGACAACTGTTTCTGTACTCCGGCGTTGCAGCAGCCGCTGAAGCTGGGCGCGGACGTGGTGGTGCACTCGGCGACCAAGTTCATCGATGGCCAGGGGCGTTGCATGGGCGGTGTGGTGGCTGGCCGCAGCGAACAGATGAAAGAAGTGGTGGGTTTCCTGCGTACCGCGGGACCGACCCTGAGTCCGTTCAACGCCTGGATCTTCCTCAAGGGCCTCGAAACCCTCAACCTGCGGATGCGCGCCCATTGTGCCAATGCCCAGGCCCTGGCCGAATGGCTGGAGCAGCAGGACGGCATCGAGAAGGTGCACTACGCCGGTCTGCCAAGCCATCCGCAATACGAACTGGCCAAGCGTCAGCAACGTGGTTTCGGCGCGGTGGTGAGCTTTGAGGTCAAGGGCGGCAAGGACGGGGCCTGGCGTTTTATCGACGCCACTCGCCTGATTTCCATTACCGCTAACCTGGGCGATAGCAAGACCACCATCACTCATCCGAGCACCACCTCTCACGGCCGTCTGGCGCCGCAAGAGCGTGAAGCGGCGGGCATTCGTGACAGCCTGATTCGCATCGCTGTCGGCCTTGAGGATGTGGTGGACCTGCAAACCGACCTGGCGCGCGGGTTGGCAGCCTTGTGA
- a CDS encoding SDR family oxidoreductase: MSEQQSIANGRVALVTGAARGIGLGIAAWLISEGWQVVLTDLDRVRGSQVAKVLGDSAWFIGMDVADEAQVALGVAEVLGQFGRLDALVCNAAVADPRNITLESLDLAYWNRVLAVNLSGPMLLAKHCAPYLRAHGGAIVNLASTRARQSEPDTEAYAASKGGLLALTHALAMSLGPEIRVNAVSPGWIDARDPAARRAEPLSDADHAQHPAGRVGTVEDVAAMVAWLLSKNSGFVTGQEFVVDGGMSKKMIYRD, translated from the coding sequence TTGTCCGAACAGCAGAGCATTGCCAACGGCCGCGTCGCGCTGGTGACTGGCGCGGCACGCGGTATCGGCCTGGGCATCGCTGCCTGGCTGATCAGCGAAGGCTGGCAGGTGGTGCTGACCGATCTGGATCGGGTACGCGGCTCCCAGGTGGCCAAGGTCCTGGGTGACAGTGCCTGGTTCATTGGCATGGATGTGGCGGATGAAGCGCAGGTCGCCCTGGGTGTCGCCGAAGTGCTGGGGCAGTTCGGGCGCCTCGATGCGCTGGTGTGTAACGCAGCAGTCGCCGATCCGCGCAACATCACCCTGGAGAGCCTCGACCTGGCTTACTGGAATCGGGTGCTGGCGGTGAACCTCAGCGGTCCGATGCTCCTGGCCAAGCACTGTGCGCCGTATTTGCGTGCTCATGGCGGAGCCATCGTCAACCTGGCATCTACCCGTGCCCGGCAATCGGAACCGGACACTGAAGCCTATGCGGCGAGCAAGGGCGGTTTGCTGGCCTTGACTCATGCATTGGCCATGAGCCTGGGGCCGGAGATCCGGGTCAATGCGGTCAGCCCCGGCTGGATCGACGCTCGGGACCCGGCGGCGCGTCGGGCCGAGCCCCTGAGCGATGCCGATCATGCTCAGCATCCGGCGGGCAGGGTAGGGACGGTCGAGGATGTGGCGGCGATGGTGGCGTGGCTGTTGTCGAAGAACTCCGGTTTTGTCACTGGTCAGGAGTTCGTGGTCGACGGCGGTATGAGCAAAAAAATGATTTATCGCGACTGA
- a CDS encoding NAD(P)/FAD-dependent oxidoreductase: MANTPYPQSYYAASANAAPARPLLQDDVETDVCVIGAGYTGLSSALFLLESGFKVTVLEAAKVGFGASGRNGGQIVNSYSRDIDVIERSVGPKQAQLLGQMAFEGGRIIRERVAKYQIQCDLKDGGVFAAITSKQMGHLESQKRLWERYGHTQLELLDQRRIREVVACDLYQGGMLDMSGGHIHPLNLALGEAAAVESLGGVIYEQSPAVRIERSANPVIHTPQGKVRAKFVIVAGNAYLGNLVPELAAKSMPCGTQVITTEPLSDELAKSLLPQDYCVEDCNYLLDYYRLSADKRLIFGGGVVYGARDPANIEAIIRPKMLKAFPQLKDVKIDYAWTGNFLLTLSRLPQVGRLGDNIYYSQGCSGHGVTYTHLAGKVLAEALRGQAERFDAFAELPHYPFPGGQLLRTPFTAMGAWYYSLRDKLGF; the protein is encoded by the coding sequence ATGGCGAACACACCTTACCCACAGTCGTATTACGCGGCGTCAGCCAACGCTGCTCCAGCCCGCCCGCTGCTGCAAGATGATGTGGAAACCGATGTCTGCGTGATCGGTGCCGGCTATACCGGCCTCTCCAGCGCCCTGTTCCTGCTTGAGAGTGGTTTTAAAGTCACTGTCCTGGAAGCGGCCAAGGTAGGCTTCGGCGCTTCCGGGCGCAACGGTGGACAGATCGTCAATAGCTATAGCCGCGACATTGATGTGATTGAACGCAGTGTCGGCCCCAAGCAAGCTCAACTGCTTGGCCAGATGGCCTTCGAAGGCGGCAGGATCATCCGTGAGCGGGTCGCCAAGTATCAAATCCAGTGCGACCTGAAGGATGGCGGAGTGTTCGCCGCCATCACCAGCAAGCAGATGGGTCACCTGGAGTCGCAGAAGCGCCTGTGGGAGCGCTACGGCCACACCCAGCTGGAATTGCTGGATCAGCGCCGCATTCGCGAAGTCGTCGCTTGTGACCTGTACCAGGGCGGCATGCTCGACATGAGCGGCGGGCATATCCACCCACTCAATCTGGCACTGGGTGAAGCGGCAGCCGTGGAATCCCTGGGTGGCGTTATCTACGAGCAGTCCCCGGCGGTACGCATCGAACGCAGTGCCAATCCGGTGATACATACCCCTCAAGGCAAGGTCAGGGCCAAGTTCGTCATAGTCGCGGGCAACGCCTACCTGGGCAATCTGGTGCCGGAACTGGCCGCCAAATCGATGCCATGCGGCACCCAGGTCATCACCACTGAACCATTGAGCGATGAGCTAGCAAAAAGTCTGCTTCCCCAGGACTACTGCGTCGAGGACTGCAACTATCTGCTGGATTACTACCGTCTTTCCGCCGACAAGCGCCTTATATTTGGCGGCGGCGTAGTCTACGGCGCTCGCGACCCGGCAAATATCGAAGCCATCATCCGACCGAAGATGCTCAAGGCCTTCCCGCAACTCAAGGATGTGAAGATCGACTACGCCTGGACCGGCAACTTCCTGCTGACCCTGTCGCGTCTGCCGCAAGTCGGACGCCTGGGCGACAACATCTACTACTCCCAGGGCTGCAGCGGCCATGGCGTCACCTACACCCATCTGGCGGGCAAGGTACTGGCAGAGGCCCTGCGCGGCCAGGCAGAACGTTTTGACGCCTTTGCCGAGCTGCCGCACTACCCCTTCCCTGGCGGCCAGCTGTTGCGCACCCCATTTACCGCAATGGGCGCCTGGTATTACAGCCTGCGGGACAAGCTGGGGTTCTGA
- a CDS encoding DUF3757 domain-containing protein gives MSRLLGWVLLCSQLFTFVYAAPASNYLNIPDWPGDQESCPSPRDIKGMMGIFSAPAKSEGAEWVGVLVDGAMEAVTNFEKSYFVLTHQGGDKVGFINSCIYVTSGGRYLNMHLDLGGHYKQVMWVGSSLSWKESRDFSSSTILECTDTYRDACSFYLK, from the coding sequence GTGTCTAGATTGTTGGGTTGGGTGTTGCTGTGTTCGCAGCTATTTACATTCGTGTATGCCGCGCCTGCTAGTAATTACCTCAATATCCCTGATTGGCCGGGTGATCAGGAATCATGTCCTTCGCCGCGAGATATCAAGGGCATGATGGGCATTTTTAGCGCGCCAGCTAAAAGTGAGGGTGCTGAATGGGTAGGTGTGCTGGTTGACGGTGCCATGGAAGCTGTTACCAACTTCGAGAAAAGCTATTTTGTATTGACTCACCAAGGTGGCGATAAAGTTGGTTTTATAAATAGCTGTATCTATGTAACCTCCGGTGGCCGATATTTGAATATGCATCTTGATCTCGGCGGTCATTACAAACAGGTCATGTGGGTTGGAAGCTCGTTGTCATGGAAAGAGTCTCGAGACTTCTCCTCATCAACAATCCTGGAATGCACGGATACCTATAGAGATGCATGCAGTTTTTATTTGAAGTGA
- a CDS encoding NUDIX hydrolase has translation MKSRATVICAHGGQILFVRKDRAKWSLPGGKVEPGESPAAAAIRELREETGLDASEPLYILEFDAGNVRHHVFEVAVANAEEARPLNEIAAIAWHAYGAARELDATAATKSIVSSFLRRL, from the coding sequence ATGAAGAGTAGAGCGACGGTAATTTGTGCGCACGGAGGGCAAATTCTTTTTGTCCGCAAGGATCGCGCAAAATGGTCTTTACCGGGCGGCAAGGTCGAGCCTGGGGAGTCTCCCGCTGCCGCCGCGATACGTGAGTTGCGGGAAGAGACAGGGCTGGATGCCAGTGAGCCTCTTTACATCCTGGAGTTCGACGCCGGCAATGTACGGCATCACGTATTCGAGGTTGCCGTGGCCAATGCCGAGGAGGCCCGGCCCTTGAATGAAATTGCGGCCATTGCTTGGCATGCCTATGGGGCTGCCCGTGAGCTGGATGCAACGGCTGCCACCAAGAGTATTGTGAGCTCGTTTTTACGCCGCCTTTAA